In the Malania oleifera isolate guangnan ecotype guangnan chromosome 1, ASM2987363v1, whole genome shotgun sequence genome, one interval contains:
- the LOC131164752 gene encoding eukaryotic translation initiation factor 1A, translated as MPKNKGKGGKNRKRGKNEADDEKRELVFKEDGQEYAQVLRMLGNGRCEAMCIDGTKRLCHIRGKMHKKVWIAAGDIILVGLRDYQDDKADVILKYMPDEARLLKAYGELPENTRLNEGIAGGLDEEDDGAGDDYIEFEDEDIDKI; from the coding sequence ATGCCGAAGAACAAGGGAAAGGGAGGGAAGAACCGGAAGCGGGGGAAGAACGAGGCCGACGACGAGAAGCGCGAGCTGGTGTTCAAGGAGGACGGCCAGGAGTACGCCCAGGTCCTCCGCATGCTCGGCAACGGCCGTTGCGAGGCCATGTGCATCGACGGCACCAAGCGCCTCTGCCACATCCGCGGTAAGATGCACAAGAAGGTCTGGATCGCCGCCGGCGACATCATCCTCGTCGGCCTTCGTGACTACCAGGACGATAAGGCCGATGTCATCCTCAAGTACATGCCTGATGAGGCCAGGCTCTTGAAGGCCTACGGAGAGCTGCCGGAGAACACCAGGTTGAACGAGGGCATCGCCGGCGGCCTCGACGAGGAGGATGATGGTGCCGGGGACGATTACATCGAGTTTGAAGACGAGGACATTGATAAAATCTAG